The following proteins are co-located in the Thermus thermophilus HB8 genome:
- a CDS encoding DUF1129 domain-containing protein — translation MYRNDPILPTFALILAAGLFYAAYLDGRHIARLLGHVPQELSVGQIGLMAFGAVLLLYGLMGLVSYWLEGIELRPGRHFPTPSTAPVAAGVILVLLLTALSGFFVRLLVYAAQTGHNPTWLQGLIFGSISLVVAALFGIYRRFFGREEVITEEEKSEFPW, via the coding sequence ATGTACCGCAACGACCCCATCCTGCCCACCTTTGCCCTGATCCTGGCGGCCGGCCTCTTCTACGCCGCCTACCTGGACGGCCGCCACATCGCCCGCCTCCTGGGCCACGTCCCCCAGGAGCTTTCCGTGGGCCAGATCGGGCTCATGGCCTTCGGGGCGGTCCTGCTTCTCTACGGGCTCATGGGCTTGGTCTCCTACTGGCTTGAGGGTATAGAGCTCCGCCCGGGCCGCCACTTTCCCACCCCCTCCACCGCCCCCGTGGCCGCGGGCGTCATCCTGGTCCTCCTCCTCACCGCCCTTTCCGGCTTTTTCGTGCGGCTTCTCGTCTACGCCGCCCAGACCGGGCACAACCCCACCTGGCTCCAGGGCCTCATCTTCGGGTCCATCAGCCTGGTGGTGGCGGCCCTCTTCGGGATCTACCGCCGCTTCTTCGGCCGGGAAGAGGTGATCACCGAGGAGGAGAAGAGCGAGTTTCCCTGGTGA
- a CDS encoding c-type cytochrome: MIVDRIEVYLDQGTEPVAVLKEPPYRWKLDTRNLPDGEHTLRVVTHFRGGGQEIRVIPFTVNNYPDVLVLGVDEGGEVAGEVELRMHVGEPELPVETPRFNPLWYAVAAVVVLGGIWSYFALSPAAERIAEEVAPPAQEAQAHGGGQEAAAPAGVDPALMEKGKAIYEANCAACHQANGQGMPPAFPALAGNPNLQDAQMILDIVKNGRGAMPAVGANFSEEELIAVATYIRNSFGNSFGPVE, from the coding sequence ATGATCGTAGACCGTATTGAAGTCTACCTGGACCAGGGGACGGAGCCTGTCGCCGTGCTGAAAGAGCCCCCCTATCGGTGGAAGCTGGACACCCGGAACCTCCCCGACGGGGAGCACACCCTGAGGGTGGTGACCCACTTCCGCGGCGGAGGCCAGGAGATCCGGGTCATCCCCTTCACCGTCAATAACTACCCCGACGTCCTCGTCCTCGGCGTGGACGAGGGGGGCGAGGTGGCGGGGGAGGTGGAGCTCCGCATGCACGTGGGCGAGCCGGAGCTCCCCGTGGAAACCCCCCGCTTCAACCCCCTCTGGTACGCCGTGGCCGCCGTGGTGGTGCTGGGCGGCATCTGGAGCTACTTCGCCCTCTCTCCGGCCGCGGAGCGGATCGCGGAGGAGGTGGCCCCGCCCGCCCAGGAGGCCCAGGCCCACGGGGGTGGCCAGGAGGCGGCGGCGCCCGCGGGGGTGGACCCCGCCCTCATGGAGAAGGGCAAGGCCATCTACGAGGCGAACTGCGCCGCCTGCCACCAGGCGAACGGCCAGGGCATGCCCCCCGCCTTCCCCGCCCTGGCGGGCAACCCCAACCTCCAGGACGCCCAGATGATCCTTGACATCGTCAAGAACGGCCGTGGGGCCATGCCCGCCGTGGGGGCCAACTTCAGCGAGGAGGAGCTCATCGCCGTGGCCACCTACATCCGCAACAGCTTCGGCAACAGCTTCGGCCCCGTGGAGTAA
- a CDS encoding sugar phosphate isomerase/epimerase family protein has translation MRLGFTPFNAELDYEAAFPLAAELGLDLEVAYDLHEAFPLPGARELRATGEALGVGFTLHLPFVELNPASLIPSVRKLSQERLLRALEFGEALGAKVGVLHTGLIPVRHPVAERLAWEALEETLALLRDPPIPVALENLALWEQDLVRGPEELRRLLERHPHFGFCLDVGHALVELGPKGPFRYLEALGDRLLHLHLHDNHGRRDDHLPVGSGRVPWEGLAPFLRGFSGTAALEVVGGPEGVRRSVERLAALLAP, from the coding sequence ATGCGCCTCGGCTTTACCCCCTTCAACGCGGAGCTGGACTACGAGGCCGCCTTTCCCTTGGCGGCGGAGCTCGGCCTGGACCTGGAGGTGGCCTACGACCTCCACGAAGCCTTTCCCCTTCCGGGGGCGCGGGAGCTTAGGGCCACGGGGGAGGCCTTGGGCGTGGGCTTCACCCTCCACCTCCCCTTCGTGGAGCTGAACCCGGCGAGCCTCATCCCGAGCGTCCGCAAGCTCTCCCAGGAGCGGCTTCTCCGGGCCCTGGAGTTCGGGGAGGCCTTGGGGGCGAAGGTGGGGGTGCTGCACACGGGCCTCATCCCCGTGCGCCACCCCGTGGCGGAGCGGCTTGCCTGGGAGGCCCTGGAGGAGACCCTCGCCCTCCTCCGCGACCCGCCCATCCCCGTGGCCCTGGAGAACCTGGCCCTCTGGGAGCAGGACCTCGTCCGGGGTCCGGAGGAACTCCGCCGCCTTCTGGAGCGCCACCCCCACTTCGGGTTCTGCCTGGACGTGGGGCACGCCCTGGTGGAGCTCGGGCCCAAGGGGCCTTTCCGCTACCTCGAGGCCCTGGGGGACCGGCTTCTCCACCTCCACCTCCACGACAACCACGGGCGGCGGGACGACCACCTCCCCGTGGGCTCGGGGCGCGTCCCCTGGGAGGGGCTTGCCCCCTTCCTCCGGGGGTTTTCCGGCACGGCCGCCTTGGAGGTGGTGGGCGGCCCCGAGGGGGTGCGGCGGAGCGTGGAGCGGCTTGCCGCCCTCCTCGCCCCGTGA
- a CDS encoding alcohol dehydrogenase family protein → MRAFLLTGHGGLDRHRFVTGWPIPEPGPKEVRVHACGLNTVDVNTRVGRYAREVQAPTQGEGFGVEVGTWSGRVRFPLIQGSDIVGVVDRVGEGADPRLLGRRVVVDNWIRDPEEPWNPMKARYVGSEVDGGFADHCVVPEANVVPVESPLPSVALATLACSGTTAEGMLERAGVGVFLVQLAKLRKARVVALASPEKHEALRALGADVCLPRSPGNLPKALEAAPGRPHVDAVADVVGGSLFPALLEALRPGGAYVTSGAIAGPKADLDLRDLYLRNLTLRGSGLVPPEILRRLVRSVEEGRLSPVVAGVWPLERLPEAQAAFLEKRHVGKLVVYHLPEALEPYKG, encoded by the coding sequence ATGCGGGCCTTTCTCCTCACCGGCCACGGAGGCTTAGACCGCCACCGCTTCGTCACCGGCTGGCCCATCCCCGAGCCCGGCCCCAAAGAGGTCCGCGTCCACGCCTGCGGCCTGAACACCGTGGACGTGAACACCCGGGTGGGCCGGTACGCCCGGGAGGTCCAGGCCCCCACCCAGGGGGAGGGCTTCGGGGTGGAGGTGGGCACCTGGTCCGGCCGGGTCCGCTTCCCCCTCATCCAGGGCTCGGACATCGTGGGGGTGGTGGACCGGGTGGGGGAGGGGGCGGACCCCAGGCTGCTGGGCCGCAGGGTGGTGGTGGACAACTGGATCCGCGACCCCGAGGAGCCCTGGAACCCCATGAAGGCCCGCTACGTGGGCTCCGAGGTGGACGGCGGCTTCGCCGACCACTGCGTGGTGCCCGAGGCGAACGTCGTTCCCGTGGAAAGCCCCCTTCCCAGCGTGGCCCTCGCCACCTTGGCCTGCTCCGGGACCACGGCGGAGGGGATGCTGGAGCGCGCCGGGGTGGGGGTCTTCCTGGTCCAGCTGGCCAAGCTGCGCAAGGCCCGGGTGGTGGCCCTGGCGAGCCCGGAAAAGCACGAGGCCCTGAGGGCTTTGGGGGCGGACGTCTGCCTTCCCCGGAGCCCCGGAAACCTCCCAAAGGCCCTGGAGGCCGCCCCGGGGAGGCCCCACGTGGACGCCGTGGCCGACGTGGTGGGGGGTTCCCTGTTCCCCGCCCTCCTCGAGGCCCTGCGCCCCGGCGGCGCCTACGTGACCTCGGGGGCCATCGCCGGACCCAAGGCGGACCTGGACCTGAGGGACCTCTACCTCCGCAACCTCACCCTTAGGGGCTCCGGCCTCGTCCCTCCCGAGATCCTCCGCCGCCTGGTGCGCTCCGTGGAGGAGGGAAGGCTCTCCCCCGTGGTGGCCGGGGTCTGGCCCTTGGAACGGCTCCCGGAGGCCCAGGCCGCCTTTTTGGAGAAGCGGCACGTGGGCAAGCTCGTGGTCTACCACCTCCCCGAGGCCTTGGAGCCCTATAAGGGGTAG
- a CDS encoding ABC transporter substrate-binding protein, translating into MRKLLPLALLGLSAFAQVDVPFWHAMDGPAGRLIAAFAQEFNARQDRYRVLPRYQGTYEEAETKLVAALRAGSGPVLFQAELSFFPRLVAEGQALPLEAYLDLDPGFVADLFAPAWNYGVVGGRRFGLPFNTSTPVLFYNLDVFRAKGLEAPRDWRAFERTALALTSRAAKGFIFVTDPHAWLFEAMVTSRGGSLVQDDRPNFTSREAVAALEMLYRLKEAGALSVRSMAEATFAQLDFVRTKGMMVMASIANWPAAENFSFAFALGVAPVPREEGGKVPMGGAQLVVLKGASEAQVRGAVAFWKYLMEPENVARWVEASYYVPLRKSALPLLEGFYRENPFRKVAFEQVAHAQERPRLSQFSAWARVLAEALERSLKGGVPPRKALEEAQRKAEAMR; encoded by the coding sequence ATGCGGAAGCTTCTTCCCTTGGCGCTTCTGGGCCTTTCCGCCTTCGCCCAGGTGGACGTGCCCTTCTGGCACGCCATGGACGGCCCGGCGGGGAGGCTCATCGCCGCCTTCGCCCAGGAGTTCAACGCCCGGCAGGACCGCTACCGGGTCCTTCCCCGGTACCAGGGGACCTACGAAGAGGCGGAGACCAAGCTGGTGGCCGCCCTCCGGGCGGGGAGCGGCCCCGTCCTCTTCCAGGCGGAGCTCTCCTTCTTCCCCCGCCTCGTGGCCGAGGGGCAGGCCCTTCCCCTGGAGGCCTACCTGGACCTGGACCCCGGTTTCGTGGCCGACCTCTTCGCGCCCGCCTGGAACTACGGGGTGGTGGGGGGGAGGCGCTTTGGCCTCCCCTTCAACACCTCCACCCCGGTCCTCTTCTACAACCTGGACGTGTTCCGGGCGAAGGGCCTCGAGGCCCCCCGGGACTGGCGGGCCTTTGAAAGGACCGCCCTCGCCCTCACCTCCCGCGCCGCCAAGGGCTTCATCTTCGTCACCGACCCCCATGCCTGGCTCTTTGAGGCCATGGTGACGAGCCGGGGGGGAAGCCTGGTGCAGGACGACCGGCCCAACTTCACCTCCAGGGAGGCCGTGGCCGCCTTGGAGATGCTCTACCGCCTCAAGGAGGCCGGGGCCCTTTCCGTGCGCAGCATGGCCGAGGCCACCTTCGCCCAGCTGGACTTCGTGCGCACCAAGGGGATGATGGTCATGGCCTCCATCGCCAACTGGCCCGCCGCCGAGAACTTCTCCTTCGCCTTCGCCCTGGGGGTGGCCCCCGTGCCCCGGGAGGAGGGAGGGAAGGTGCCCATGGGCGGGGCCCAGCTCGTGGTCCTGAAGGGGGCCTCCGAGGCCCAGGTGCGGGGGGCGGTGGCCTTCTGGAAGTACCTCATGGAGCCGGAGAACGTGGCCCGCTGGGTGGAGGCGAGCTACTACGTGCCCCTGCGCAAAAGCGCCCTCCCCCTCCTCGAGGGCTTCTACCGGGAGAACCCCTTCCGCAAGGTGGCCTTTGAGCAGGTCGCCCACGCCCAGGAGCGCCCCCGTCTTTCCCAGTTCTCCGCCTGGGCCCGCGTCCTCGCCGAGGCCCTGGAGCGGAGCCTCAAGGGCGGGGTTCCCCCGCGAAAGGCCCTGGAGGAGGCCCAGCGGAAGGCGGAGGCGATGCGGTGA
- the rlmN gene encoding 23S rRNA (adenine(2503)-C(2))-methyltransferase RlmN — protein sequence MAASHALKPILELLPEELPGEGYRRAQIAHWLYAKGARDFSEMTDLPKALREALAREWRLSEFSLVQAFPSQDGSVKYLFTLLDGKKTEAVYMPYENRKTVCLSTMVGCPAGCTFCATGALGFGRNLTAAEILDQLLTIAYHQGLSPREIRNVVLMGMGEPLLNLRNVLKAVRIMLHKKALALSPRRVTLSTVGIPKGIYRLAEEDLGVRLALSLHAPDDETRRKIIPTAHRYPIAEIMEAVRHYHAKTKRRVTFEYTLLKGVNDHLWQARLLAKLLKGLSAHVNLIPFNPWEGAPVVGTPRAGVLAFAEELKRLGVPTSIRWSRGQDVGAACGQLALKVPRPLTLTPLPGGAGR from the coding sequence ATGGCCGCTTCCCACGCCCTCAAGCCCATCCTGGAGCTTCTCCCCGAGGAGCTTCCCGGCGAGGGCTACCGCAGGGCCCAGATCGCCCACTGGCTCTATGCCAAAGGGGCGCGGGACTTCTCGGAGATGACCGACCTGCCCAAGGCCCTGCGGGAGGCCTTGGCGCGGGAGTGGCGCCTCTCCGAGTTCAGCCTGGTCCAGGCCTTCCCGAGCCAAGACGGAAGCGTCAAGTACCTCTTCACCCTTCTGGACGGCAAGAAGACCGAGGCCGTCTACATGCCCTACGAGAACCGGAAGACCGTCTGCCTCTCCACCATGGTGGGGTGCCCGGCGGGGTGCACCTTCTGCGCCACCGGGGCTTTGGGCTTCGGGCGGAACCTCACCGCGGCGGAGATCCTGGACCAGCTCCTCACCATCGCCTACCACCAGGGCCTCTCCCCCAGGGAGATCCGGAACGTGGTCCTGATGGGGATGGGGGAGCCCCTCCTCAACCTGAGGAACGTCCTCAAGGCGGTCCGGATCATGCTGCACAAGAAGGCCCTTGCCCTAAGCCCCAGGCGCGTCACCCTCTCCACCGTGGGCATCCCCAAGGGGATCTACCGCCTCGCCGAGGAAGACCTCGGGGTGCGGCTCGCCCTCTCCCTCCACGCCCCGGACGACGAGACCCGCAGGAAAATCATCCCCACCGCCCACCGCTACCCCATCGCCGAGATCATGGAGGCCGTGCGCCACTACCACGCCAAGACCAAGCGGCGGGTCACCTTTGAGTACACCCTCCTCAAAGGGGTGAACGACCACCTCTGGCAGGCCAGGCTCCTCGCCAAGCTCCTCAAGGGCCTGAGCGCCCACGTGAACCTCATCCCCTTCAACCCCTGGGAAGGGGCCCCGGTGGTGGGGACGCCCAGGGCGGGCGTCCTGGCCTTCGCCGAGGAGCTAAAGCGCCTCGGCGTCCCCACCTCCATAAGGTGGAGCCGGGGCCAGGACGTGGGGGCGGCCTGCGGCCAGCTCGCCCTGAAGGTCCCCCGGCCCCTGACCCTCACACCGCTTCCAGGAGGCGCCGGGCGATGA
- a CDS encoding acyl-CoA dehydrogenase family protein yields the protein MGLWFEEGAEERQVLGPFREFLKAEVAPGAAERDRTGAFPWDLVRKLAEFGVFGALVPEAYGGAGLSTRLFARMVEAIAYYDGALALTVASHNSLATGHILLAGSEAQKEAFLPKLASGEALGAWGLTEPGSGSDAAALKTKAEKVEGGWRLNGTKQFITQGSVAGVYVVMARTDPPPSPERKHQGISAFAFFRPERGLKVGRKEEKLGLTASDTAQLILEDLFVPEEALLGERGKGFYDVLRVLDGGRIGIAAMAVGLGQAALDYALAYAKGREAFGRPIAEFEGVSFKLAEAATELEAARLLYLKAAELKDAGRPFTLEAAQAKLFASEAAVKACDEAIQILGGYGYVKDYPVERYWRDARLTRIGEGTSEILKLVIARRLLEAV from the coding sequence ATGGGCCTCTGGTTTGAGGAAGGCGCGGAGGAGCGGCAGGTCCTGGGGCCTTTTCGGGAGTTCCTAAAGGCGGAGGTGGCCCCGGGGGCGGCGGAGCGGGACCGGACGGGGGCCTTCCCTTGGGACCTGGTGCGGAAGCTCGCCGAGTTCGGCGTCTTCGGGGCGCTGGTGCCTGAGGCCTACGGGGGTGCGGGGCTTTCCACCAGGCTTTTCGCCCGCATGGTGGAGGCCATCGCCTATTACGACGGCGCCCTCGCCCTCACCGTGGCGAGCCACAACTCCCTGGCCACGGGGCACATCCTCCTCGCGGGGAGCGAAGCGCAGAAGGAGGCCTTCCTTCCCAAGCTCGCCTCGGGGGAGGCCCTGGGGGCCTGGGGCCTCACGGAGCCCGGCTCGGGCTCGGACGCCGCCGCCCTCAAGACCAAGGCGGAGAAGGTGGAGGGGGGGTGGCGGCTCAACGGCACCAAGCAGTTCATCACCCAAGGGAGCGTGGCCGGGGTCTACGTCGTCATGGCCCGCACCGACCCCCCTCCAAGCCCCGAGCGGAAGCACCAGGGCATCTCCGCCTTCGCCTTCTTCCGCCCCGAGCGGGGGCTAAAGGTGGGGCGGAAGGAGGAGAAGCTTGGCCTCACCGCCTCGGACACGGCGCAGCTAATCCTGGAGGACCTCTTCGTGCCCGAGGAGGCCCTTTTGGGCGAGCGGGGAAAAGGCTTCTACGACGTCTTAAGGGTGCTGGACGGGGGCAGGATCGGCATCGCCGCCATGGCCGTGGGCCTGGGCCAGGCCGCCTTGGACTACGCCCTGGCGTACGCCAAGGGGCGGGAGGCCTTCGGCAGGCCCATCGCCGAGTTTGAGGGGGTCTCCTTCAAGCTCGCGGAGGCGGCCACGGAGCTGGAGGCGGCGAGGCTCCTCTACCTCAAGGCGGCGGAGCTCAAGGACGCGGGAAGGCCCTTTACCCTCGAGGCCGCCCAGGCCAAGCTCTTCGCCAGCGAGGCGGCGGTGAAGGCCTGCGACGAGGCCATCCAGATCCTGGGGGGGTACGGGTACGTCAAGGACTACCCCGTGGAGCGCTATTGGCGGGACGCCCGCCTGACCCGCATCGGCGAGGGGACGAGCGAGATCCTGAAGCTGGTCATCGCCCGGCGCCTCCTGGAAGCGGTGTGA